Below is a window of Fimbriimonadaceae bacterium DNA.
GCTTGAGCGACTCTTTGTTTTTCTTCTTGTCGATGTTCAGGATGCGACCACGGAAGTAGGTACCGGGTGGAAGATCGCGATTCTTGTCGACGGTAGCCGTAAACCGGTCGCCCTCTCGGCTACCCTTGATGCTAAGTTCCTGATCGAACTTGACGGGGATCACCATGTTGCGATCCAGTTCAATTCTGTCAGCGGCAGCGCCAAGAGCGGTAAGGCCAGCAGCGGCGAGTGTCATGGTCAGTCGTTGTATGCCCTTCATAAGTTCCTCCAACGTTGCAAGAGTAGGTTTGGAACGTGTGAGTCTATCGGGGGTTTTGCCCTTTGGGACCAATTGGCTATGGCCTTGGTTCTGTTCAACGCGGCATGGCGCGTTAGGCAGGAAAAGCCCGCAGGAAGAGGTCAGGGCCTATCCGCTCTATAGATTCGATTTTGAGGTTCGGCACGTCAGCAAGCTGTTTCGTGATCGAACCTTCGATCCAAGCGGGACCGCTTCCAAAGACCTTTGGAGCAATAAAAAGGGCTATCTCATCAAAGAGTTTGGCCTGAACGAACGAAGCGATTGTCTTCGCGCCACCTTCAACCAAGATCGAAGTTACACCCAATCCCCACAGATGCCGCAACACCTTGGTAAGGTCAAATTGTCCACTCACCGCTTCAAAACCGATTTGGCGCTCGTTTGCGGGCTCGCCTGCTACCACCCAGCATACTTTTGCGTCAGCAGCAGAAAAGACGCTCTCCGTGCCGTTTAGAGCCCTTTCTGGGTCTAACACGATCCGTGCAGGCTGGTTCACAACACCTTCTATCCGAGCCGTGAGTTTGGGATTGTCGGCAAGCACGGTGCCACTGCCGACTAAAACAGCTCCCATCTCTGCGCGAAGCCGGTGCGCGGCAGCCCTCGACTCCTCAGATGTGATCCACTGGCTCTCGCCACTTGGAAGGGCGATCCGTCCATCGAGGGTCATGGCCGCTTTGAGACAAACATATGGTCGCTGAAGTCGCATTGCTGTCAACCACACACGGTTTGCTTCAGCAGCTTCCATTTGCAATAGGCCGACCGACGTTTCGATTCCAGCTTCACGTAAGCGCGCAGATCCTCCCTGCGCCTTTGGGTTGGGGTCTGGACATGCAAAAGAGACCCGTTTGACGCCTGCTGAGATGAGAGCTTCGGAACATGGTCCCGTACGGCCCACGTGATTGCAGGGTTCCAGCGTGACATAAGCTTCTGCGCCATGGGCTCGACCACCTGCTTGCTGAAGCGCGACAGCTTCGGCATGCGGGCCGCCAGCGAAATCGTGCCATCCCTCGCCTACGCATTCGCCCTGCCGAACGATCACACAGCCGACGTGGGGATTTGGCGCGGGAAATCCTCGGCGGGAGAGTTCAACCGCGCGAGCCATCCAGAATTCAGGCGTCTTTTCGCTCATGGTCCTTGAGCGTCCCTTCGATCAGCTCTTTCAGATTCTCCTTGGCCTCTTCGCGAAACTGTGCGCGCTGGCGCCGCAAGAGCCAAAGTGACAAGGCGCAGGTGAGAACAAACACAAACAGAACGGCGAGAAGATAGTAACCGTATCTCAGGGCGTAGCGCTTGAGTTCATCGCCGGTTCCTTCTGGTTTCGCACCCACAACCCATGGCCAGAGCGCAAGCATCAGTAGCCCTGTGACAAAGCTGATGGTCGTTGCGATCTTCAGCCACATGCCCGGCGCAACTCCTCCAACCCCTGTGCATAGCTGGATTGCTTCACGAGATAGCTTCCTGAGACGAACACATTTGCGCCTGCAATCCGCGCCGCCCCAATCGTCGAAGGGTCGATCCCACCGTCGACCTCAATATCGAGCTCTGGATAAGCCTTGTGGATGGCGGTCACCTTCTCCAACGCCTTACCGATAAATTTTTGTCCTCCCCAACCTGGATTGACAGTCATGACCAGAGCAAGGTCGATTTCGCCGAGCACTTCTTCAATCGCATCAACAGGTGTTGCAGGATTGATCGCGATACCGGGCCGTATCCCCATGTTTCGCAATTGCCCAATCAGGCGATGTGCATGGACTGTGGCTTCGGCATGGAAGATGATCACATCGGCCCCGGCATCAGCGAAGGCTTGGAAATGGGCCTCAGGGGTCTGTGTCATGAGATGGGCTTCAAAACAGAGGTCACCGTAGTTGCGCAGATTCTCGACCATTTGCGCGCCAAAGGTAATCGGGGGCACGAACTGACCGTCCATGACATCAAAGTGGATGCGGTCGGTGCCCGCGTCGATCATCGCCCTTACGGCCTCGCCTACACGAGAAAAGTCGCACGAGAGAATCGATGGAGCAATTTCAACTCTATTCATTGACCGCCCCCTCCTGCCGTGTCCGCATTTCTATCACGCCCCGGCGGTGAAACCTGCTCTTCGTCCGTGTCAGGTGTCAGGCTTTCCGCATCGGCTTTCTTCGTGACCTGCTTGACTAGTTCACCATCGTAGAAGATTCTGAAAACCGCCTCGGCGCCGTAGCCTTCTGCGGTGATCTCCACGAGATTATCTGGATCGTGAAAATCTTCGTGGACCGTTCTAGTT
It encodes the following:
- the ribD gene encoding bifunctional diaminohydroxyphosphoribosylaminopyrimidine deaminase/5-amino-6-(5-phosphoribosylamino)uracil reductase RibD, which encodes MSEKTPEFWMARAVELSRRGFPAPNPHVGCVIVRQGECVGEGWHDFAGGPHAEAVALQQAGGRAHGAEAYVTLEPCNHVGRTGPCSEALISAGVKRVSFACPDPNPKAQGGSARLREAGIETSVGLLQMEAAEANRVWLTAMRLQRPYVCLKAAMTLDGRIALPSGESQWITSEESRAAAHRLRAEMGAVLVGSGTVLADNPKLTARIEGVVNQPARIVLDPERALNGTESVFSAADAKVCWVVAGEPANERQIGFEAVSGQFDLTKVLRHLWGLGVTSILVEGGAKTIASFVQAKLFDEIALFIAPKVFGSGPAWIEGSITKQLADVPNLKIESIERIGPDLFLRAFPA
- the rpe gene encoding ribulose-phosphate 3-epimerase, whose protein sequence is MNRVEIAPSILSCDFSRVGEAVRAMIDAGTDRIHFDVMDGQFVPPITFGAQMVENLRNYGDLCFEAHLMTQTPEAHFQAFADAGADVIIFHAEATVHAHRLIGQLRNMGIRPGIAINPATPVDAIEEVLGEIDLALVMTVNPGWGGQKFIGKALEKVTAIHKAYPELDIEVDGGIDPSTIGAARIAGANVFVSGSYLVKQSSYAQGLEELRRACG